One region of Aeromicrobium sp. Sec7.5 genomic DNA includes:
- the tatC gene encoding twin-arginine translocase subunit TatC, with protein MAPSGSMPLLEHLRELRTRLLRGVLAIVAATVLGFVFYEQLLAFLTEPYRGIEPDLAAQGIDTNLVITGVGGAFQFQLKIALVAGIVLASPVWIWQLWAFVLPALHRHERRGALLLTGIGVPLFLAGVALAYVILPKAILLLIGFVPEGFESLVSGAEYYDFIIRMMLVFGVAAEIPLAVVLLNRLGVVSGQALVRARPWTIVGMFVFAAIATPSTDPLTMLFLAIPMTLLYLVSETIARVSDRRRAKAVPEVPDDEASPL; from the coding sequence GTGGCGCCCAGCGGAAGCATGCCGCTCCTGGAGCACCTGCGTGAGCTGCGCACGCGACTCCTGCGCGGCGTCCTGGCGATCGTGGCAGCGACCGTGCTGGGCTTCGTCTTCTACGAGCAGCTCCTGGCGTTCCTGACCGAGCCGTACCGCGGGATCGAGCCCGACCTCGCCGCCCAGGGGATCGACACCAACCTCGTCATCACCGGGGTCGGCGGCGCCTTCCAGTTCCAGCTCAAGATCGCGCTCGTGGCCGGCATCGTGCTGGCCAGCCCGGTCTGGATCTGGCAGCTGTGGGCCTTCGTCCTGCCGGCCCTGCACCGTCACGAACGACGCGGGGCCCTCCTGCTCACCGGCATCGGCGTCCCGTTGTTCCTGGCGGGGGTCGCCCTGGCCTACGTCATCCTCCCGAAGGCGATCCTGCTTCTGATCGGCTTCGTGCCCGAGGGCTTCGAGAGCCTCGTCAGCGGTGCGGAGTACTACGACTTCATCATCCGGATGATGCTGGTGTTCGGGGTCGCGGCCGAGATCCCGCTCGCCGTCGTGCTGCTGAACCGGCTGGGCGTCGTGAGCGGCCAGGCCCTCGTCCGCGCCCGTCCGTGGACGATCGTCGGCATGTTCGTCTTCGCCGCCATCGCGACGCCGAGCACCGACCCGCTCACGATGCTGTTCCTCGCCATCCCGATGACCCTGCTGTACTTGGTGTCCGAGACCATCGCCCGTGTGAGCGACCGGCGCCGCGCGAAGGCGGTGCCGGAGGTCCCCGACGACGAGGCGTCACCCCTGTGA
- the lnt gene encoding apolipoprotein N-acyltransferase, translating to MTFRLAAPLVVLSGVLSSFAFEPLALPYAMVIGVAVLFGVLRAVPDLRGRSVYALGVLWGLAFFGPLIWWMRAVSDGAYVGLVIAEALLLGIVALPLRSVARLAAWPVLMPAVWLLGEQVRGSFPFSGFPWGRLVHTALDTPLESWVRLVGLPATSFLLACLAAALVLVADRAARHRAVALAGFVGAFVLGALLPVGLSGPSEGQTARFALIQGDTPGEFLQWPPGAIFQLHADETRRLVERVEAGDTEAPDVVLWPENSTDTDPRNRPEESAQLDALVRDLGVPILVGGLLDGPTVDTVENAGLVWTADGPGQKYVKRKPVAYGEYVPFRDALGSLVPRIDRDIPRDMVAGEEPGALTINGVRVGDTICYDIAFDGVVDQAIADDAQVLVVQTSNAAFTGTAQPEQQWSISRLRAIETGRWVLVPSTNGISGVIDADGDVVTRAPLRQPATIETDVPLADGTAPSAHLARPLELLLLALGVVGWGLAIVTRRREGTTT from the coding sequence GTGACCTTCCGGCTCGCTGCGCCCCTCGTCGTCCTCTCCGGGGTCCTGTCCTCGTTCGCGTTCGAGCCGCTGGCGCTGCCCTACGCGATGGTGATCGGGGTGGCCGTGCTCTTCGGCGTGCTGCGCGCCGTGCCCGACCTGCGGGGGCGCAGCGTCTATGCCCTCGGCGTGCTCTGGGGCCTGGCCTTCTTCGGGCCCCTCATCTGGTGGATGCGCGCCGTGAGCGACGGCGCCTACGTCGGCCTGGTCATCGCCGAGGCCCTGCTCCTCGGGATCGTGGCGCTGCCGCTCCGGTCCGTCGCCCGTCTGGCCGCCTGGCCGGTGCTGATGCCGGCCGTCTGGCTCCTCGGCGAGCAGGTTCGCGGGTCGTTCCCGTTCTCCGGGTTCCCCTGGGGCCGCCTCGTGCACACCGCGCTCGACACGCCACTGGAGTCCTGGGTCCGCCTCGTCGGCCTCCCGGCCACGTCGTTCCTGCTCGCCTGCCTGGCCGCGGCCCTCGTGCTGGTCGCCGACCGCGCGGCTCGCCACCGCGCCGTCGCGCTCGCAGGGTTCGTCGGCGCCTTCGTGCTCGGCGCGCTGCTCCCCGTGGGGCTGTCCGGACCGTCAGAGGGGCAGACTGCGCGGTTCGCGCTGATCCAGGGCGACACCCCGGGGGAGTTCCTCCAGTGGCCGCCCGGGGCGATCTTCCAGCTGCACGCCGACGAGACCCGACGACTCGTCGAGCGGGTGGAGGCGGGCGACACCGAGGCGCCGGACGTGGTGCTCTGGCCCGAGAACTCGACCGACACCGATCCGCGCAACCGGCCAGAGGAGAGCGCTCAGCTCGATGCGCTCGTGCGGGACCTCGGTGTCCCGATCCTGGTCGGCGGGCTCCTCGACGGGCCCACGGTCGACACCGTCGAGAATGCCGGGCTGGTCTGGACCGCGGACGGTCCGGGCCAGAAGTACGTCAAGCGCAAGCCCGTGGCCTACGGCGAGTACGTCCCGTTCCGCGACGCCCTGGGCAGCCTGGTGCCCAGGATCGACCGCGACATCCCGCGCGACATGGTGGCCGGCGAGGAGCCGGGCGCCTTGACGATCAACGGCGTCCGCGTCGGCGACACGATCTGCTACGACATCGCCTTCGACGGCGTCGTCGACCAGGCGATCGCCGACGACGCCCAGGTCCTCGTGGTCCAGACCAGCAACGCGGCGTTCACCGGAACGGCCCAGCCCGAGCAGCAGTGGTCGATCTCCCGGCTCCGCGCCATCGAGACGGGACGGTGGGTGCTCGTCCCCTCGACCAACGGCATCTCCGGCGTGATCGACGCCGACGGCGACGTGGTCACGCGCGCGCCGCTGCGGCAGCCCGCCACGATCGAGACCGACGTGCCGCTGGCCGACGGCACGGCGCCGTCGGCGCACCTGGCACGCCCCCTCGAGCTGCTCCTGCTGGCCCTCGGTGTGGTGGGATGGGGACTCGCCATCGTGACGAGACGACGGGAGGGCACGACGACGTGA
- a CDS encoding polyprenol monophosphomannose synthase: MSTLVVVPTYDEAESLPRLLDGLAVHAPSVDVLVVDDASPDGTGLVADRLARRDDRVHVLHRPAKEGLGVAYRAGFAWALARDYDVVVEMDADGSHRPQDLPTLLARIAHEDADGAPHLVLGSRWVPGGGVVNWPWYRKLISRGGTWYAQKALGLSVADVTGGFRAFRRTTLERLPLDDVSSQGYCFQVDLVRRVLDAGMTVAEVPITFVERTQGRSKMSGSIVREALWKVTLWGFERRVARSRTALTRRP; the protein is encoded by the coding sequence GTGAGCACGTTGGTCGTCGTGCCGACCTATGACGAGGCGGAGTCGCTGCCGCGGCTCCTCGACGGTCTGGCCGTCCACGCCCCGTCCGTCGACGTGCTCGTGGTCGACGACGCGTCACCCGACGGCACGGGCCTCGTCGCCGATCGCCTCGCCCGCCGCGACGACCGGGTCCACGTGCTGCACCGCCCCGCCAAGGAGGGGCTCGGCGTCGCGTACCGCGCCGGCTTCGCCTGGGCCCTGGCCCGGGACTACGACGTCGTCGTCGAGATGGATGCCGACGGCTCCCACCGTCCACAGGACCTGCCGACCCTCCTGGCGCGCATCGCCCACGAGGACGCCGACGGGGCGCCCCACCTGGTGCTCGGCTCCCGCTGGGTGCCGGGCGGCGGCGTCGTGAACTGGCCGTGGTACCGCAAGCTGATCTCCCGGGGCGGAACCTGGTACGCCCAGAAGGCGCTCGGCCTGTCGGTGGCCGACGTGACGGGCGGGTTCCGCGCCTTCCGACGCACGACGCTGGAGCGTCTCCCGCTCGACGACGTGTCGTCGCAGGGCTACTGCTTCCAGGTCGACCTGGTGAGGCGGGTCCTCGACGCCGGGATGACGGTGGCGGAGGTGCCCATCACGTTCGTGGAGCGTACGCAGGGGCGCTCGAAGATGAGCGGTTCGATCGTGCGCGAAGCCCTGTGGAAGGTGACCCTCTGGGGCTTCGAGCGCCGGGTAGCGCGGTCGAGGACCGCGCTGACCCGACGCCCCTAG
- a CDS encoding M24 family metallopeptidase translates to MQRLERARDLAAAADIDALLVTPGADLRYLTGYAAKPLERLTCLVVPVSGSPFLVAPNLEVAAAEAAGVELEIVGWNETDDPFAILASRLGEVTRLALDDEMWASRVLALRDVVPTAEQVLAGPVLTELRMRKDPAEVDALRVAGAAIDRVHSRMAEWLRPGRTEREVGHDIARAIVDEGHESVDFVIVGSGPNGASPHHEVSDRVIEVGDPVVVDIGGTTPAGYCSDSTRNYLAGGSVPTLYREAYTVLHEAQAAQRAHARPGVTAESVDRVGRDLIAAAGFGELFIHRTGHGIGTQTHEEPYIVEGNALVLEPGMAFSIEPGIYHPGQFGARIEDIAICTADGLEVLNDTERQLVVLD, encoded by the coding sequence ATGCAGCGACTGGAGCGTGCCCGAGACCTCGCCGCGGCGGCCGACATCGACGCCCTGCTCGTGACCCCGGGGGCCGATCTGCGCTACCTCACCGGATATGCGGCCAAGCCGTTGGAGCGCCTGACCTGTCTGGTCGTCCCGGTCTCGGGCAGCCCGTTCCTCGTCGCCCCGAACCTCGAGGTCGCAGCGGCCGAGGCGGCCGGTGTGGAGCTCGAGATCGTCGGCTGGAACGAGACCGACGACCCGTTCGCGATCCTCGCGTCGCGCCTCGGCGAGGTCACGCGGCTCGCACTGGACGACGAGATGTGGGCCTCGCGCGTCCTGGCGCTTCGCGACGTCGTGCCGACCGCCGAGCAGGTCCTCGCCGGGCCGGTGCTGACGGAGCTGCGCATGCGCAAGGACCCGGCCGAGGTCGACGCGCTCCGGGTCGCCGGCGCCGCGATCGACCGGGTCCACTCCCGCATGGCCGAGTGGCTGCGGCCCGGCCGCACCGAGCGCGAGGTCGGCCACGACATCGCGCGGGCGATCGTCGACGAGGGGCACGAGAGCGTCGACTTCGTGATCGTCGGCAGTGGCCCGAACGGCGCCTCGCCCCACCACGAGGTCTCCGACCGTGTCATCGAGGTCGGCGATCCCGTCGTGGTCGACATCGGCGGCACGACCCCCGCGGGCTACTGCTCCGACAGCACCCGCAACTACCTGGCCGGCGGCTCGGTGCCCACCCTCTACCGCGAGGCGTACACCGTGTTGCACGAGGCCCAGGCGGCCCAGCGAGCCCACGCACGACCCGGCGTCACGGCCGAGTCGGTCGATCGCGTGGGTCGTGACCTCATCGCGGCGGCCGGCTTCGGCGAGCTCTTCATCCACCGCACCGGCCACGGCATCGGTACCCAGACCCACGAGGAGCCGTACATCGTCGAGGGCAACGCGCTGGTGCTCGAGCCCGGCATGGCCTTCTCGATCGAGCCCGGCATCTACCACCCCGGTCAGTTCGGGGCCCGGATCGAGGACATCGCGATCTGCACGGCCGACGGTCTCGAGGTCCTCAACGACACCGAGCGCCAGCTCGTCGTGCTGGACTGA
- a CDS encoding MFS transporter — protein MAEPVTDAVATATTRRQVLAWSLWDWGSAAFNAVIITFVFSVYLVDGVGDDLEGPISAATWLAWSVAAGSVVIAVLAPVTGRRSDAGGGRRRSLGFLTAGVVVVTALMFFVREDASYLWLGLLLLVVGEILFELSQVPYFAMLRQVSTPGNVGRVSALGWAFGYLGGIVLLLICFFGLITGDGGLLGVSTDDGLNIRVVAILAAVWFAVFAVPVLLVVPELPASASPAEKVGIAQSYRDVGRDIARMWREDRVVLQYLLASAIFRDGLAGVFAFGAVLAVSVYGFTDESVIIFGIAANVVSAAGALVAGRLDDVRGPRAVIVVSLSAMLVAGLVLLVVDGMAMFWVFGLMLCLFVGPAQSAARTYLVRLTPPGLEGQNFGFYAMTGRAASFLSPALFGLCAFLGGDDRWGILGIMLVLAAGLLALLAVPSDVRDRATSG, from the coding sequence ATGGCCGAGCCCGTGACCGACGCCGTGGCGACCGCGACGACCCGCCGACAGGTCCTCGCCTGGAGCCTGTGGGACTGGGGCTCGGCCGCGTTCAACGCCGTCATCATCACGTTCGTCTTCTCGGTCTACCTGGTCGACGGCGTCGGCGACGACCTCGAGGGCCCGATCTCGGCCGCGACCTGGCTCGCGTGGTCGGTCGCCGCCGGCTCCGTCGTGATCGCGGTGCTCGCCCCGGTCACCGGACGCCGGTCCGACGCCGGCGGCGGTCGCCGGCGGTCGTTGGGCTTCCTGACCGCCGGGGTCGTCGTCGTCACGGCGTTGATGTTCTTCGTCCGCGAGGACGCGTCGTACCTCTGGCTCGGGCTGCTGCTGCTCGTGGTCGGCGAGATCTTGTTCGAGCTGTCCCAGGTGCCCTACTTCGCGATGCTCCGTCAGGTCTCCACGCCGGGCAACGTCGGTCGCGTCTCGGCCCTGGGCTGGGCCTTCGGCTACCTGGGCGGGATCGTCCTGCTGCTGATCTGCTTCTTCGGACTGATCACGGGCGACGGCGGTCTGCTGGGCGTCTCGACCGACGACGGTCTCAACATCCGTGTCGTCGCGATCCTCGCGGCGGTGTGGTTCGCCGTCTTCGCGGTGCCGGTCCTGCTCGTCGTGCCCGAGCTCCCCGCGTCGGCGAGCCCGGCGGAGAAGGTCGGCATCGCCCAGTCGTACCGCGACGTGGGCCGGGACATCGCCCGCATGTGGCGTGAGGACCGTGTCGTGCTGCAGTACCTCCTCGCCAGCGCGATCTTCCGCGACGGGCTCGCCGGGGTCTTCGCCTTCGGTGCCGTGCTCGCGGTGTCCGTCTACGGGTTCACCGACGAGAGCGTCATCATCTTCGGCATCGCCGCGAACGTCGTGTCCGCCGCGGGGGCCCTGGTGGCAGGGCGCCTGGACGACGTCCGGGGTCCGCGCGCCGTGATCGTCGTCTCGTTGAGCGCGATGCTGGTCGCCGGCCTGGTGCTGCTCGTCGTCGACGGGATGGCGATGTTCTGGGTCTTCGGCCTGATGCTGTGCCTGTTCGTGGGTCCGGCCCAGTCGGCGGCACGCACCTACCTGGTGCGGCTCACCCCGCCCGGGTTGGAGGGCCAGAACTTCGGCTTCTACGCCATGACGGGCCGGGCGGCCTCGTTCCTCTCCCCCGCCCTGTTCGGCCTCTGCGCCTTCCTCGGCGGGGACGACCGCTGGGGCATCCTCGGCATCATGCTCGTGCTGGCTGCCGGGCTCCTGGCCCTGCTGGCGGTGCCGTCCGACGTGCGGGACCGCGCGACCTCGGGCTGA
- a CDS encoding RNA polymerase-binding protein RbpA gives MAERALRGARLGAQSFEDERGVEMAPRQEVAYVLPDGRTFTVTMSEEAEVPLQWEDPKSGIVGRLVDGAEPEAKDEKHVRTHWDMLLERRSVDELEEILTERIELLRAGEIGPPHLHRRTKKAAARR, from the coding sequence ATGGCTGAACGTGCCTTGCGCGGTGCGCGACTGGGTGCCCAGAGCTTCGAGGACGAGCGCGGTGTCGAGATGGCGCCGCGGCAGGAGGTCGCGTACGTCCTGCCCGACGGCCGCACCTTCACCGTCACGATGTCCGAGGAGGCCGAGGTCCCCCTGCAGTGGGAGGACCCGAAGTCCGGCATCGTCGGCCGTCTCGTCGACGGCGCCGAGCCGGAGGCGAAGGACGAGAAGCACGTCCGCACCCACTGGGACATGCTGCTCGAGCGTCGCTCCGTCGACGAGCTCGAGGAGATCCTCACCGAGCGCATCGAGCTGCTGCGGGCCGGCGAGATCGGTCCCCCGCACCTGCACCGCCGTACCAAGAAGGCGGCCGCGCGCCGCTGA
- a CDS encoding DEAD/DEAH box helicase, which translates to MPSPSEAYARSRAERQFPHLTEFRGHHTFPLDDFQVEACRVVETGQGVLVAAPTGSGKTIVGEFAVHLALATGRKCFYTTPIKALSNQKFHDFGDRYGVENVGLLTGDSSINGDAPIVVMTTEVLRNMLYARSRTLEGLGFVVMDEVHYLADRFRGAVWEEVIIGLPESVSIVSLSATVSNAEEFGEWLTEVRGDTVTIVEERRPVPLHQHVLVGRKMFGLFEEGAASPEGGPVVSRQLERFARDDWQLSRMQKGRPKKGGHRPRTRHTTPSRLDIVMKLEQEGLLPAIDFIFSRAGCAAAVQQLLDARVMLTTPEERVEIESYVDEACAHLPDEDLHVLGFHEFREALGRGIAAHHAGMLPTFKECVEHLFSLGLVRAVFATETLALGINMPARSVVIEKLNKWNGEAHVDVTAGEYTQLTGRAGRRGIDIEGHAVVLWQAGFDPRQVAGLASRRTYPLNSSFRPSYNMAVNLVAQVGRKTARDLLEQSFAQFQADRGVVGLARQIHKADEALEGYVEGATCHLGDFMEYADLRRQIGDIESEGSRARKARAREGVASSLLALKRGDIIEIPRGKWAGSAVVLDPGHAADREGPRPFVLTEGRHARRLASVDFSGPVEPLGQMRVPKNFNPRSPQSRRELATTLRSRVPLRRDAVERQGRSLHTGGTGPTDEDPRVTELRRLIKSHPCHQCPDRESHARWAERYQRLEKETLQRRRTIEQRTNTVAREFDRVCEVLDELGYLEGDTITDTGRRLQRIYGELDLLISECLNQGVWNGLTPAELAAVASGLTYTSRNADDTPPPQFVTQRSRDVAHQMGEIHLDLSALERRHRLRFLRDPDFAFAQGVGLWADGAPLHEVLSITGLAAGDFVRSIKQLVDTLAQIAVAAGDDSAMRSTARRALDGLRRGVISYS; encoded by the coding sequence ATGCCCAGTCCGTCGGAGGCCTACGCCCGGTCGCGGGCCGAGCGTCAGTTCCCGCACCTCACCGAGTTCCGCGGCCACCACACCTTCCCGCTCGACGACTTCCAGGTCGAGGCGTGCCGGGTGGTCGAGACCGGACAGGGCGTCCTGGTCGCGGCTCCCACCGGTTCGGGCAAGACGATCGTGGGTGAGTTCGCGGTGCACCTCGCCCTCGCGACGGGCCGCAAGTGCTTCTACACGACGCCCATCAAGGCGCTCTCGAACCAGAAGTTCCACGATTTCGGCGACCGCTACGGCGTCGAGAACGTCGGCCTGCTCACGGGTGACAGCAGCATCAACGGTGACGCCCCGATCGTGGTCATGACGACCGAGGTCCTCCGCAACATGCTGTACGCCCGGTCGCGCACCCTCGAGGGCCTCGGGTTCGTCGTGATGGACGAGGTGCACTACCTCGCCGACCGCTTTCGCGGTGCGGTGTGGGAAGAGGTCATCATCGGCCTGCCGGAGTCGGTCAGCATCGTCTCGCTGTCGGCGACGGTCTCGAACGCCGAGGAGTTCGGCGAGTGGCTCACCGAGGTGCGCGGTGACACCGTCACGATCGTCGAGGAGCGCCGCCCGGTGCCGCTCCACCAGCACGTGCTCGTCGGACGCAAGATGTTCGGCCTGTTCGAGGAGGGCGCCGCCAGCCCCGAGGGCGGCCCGGTCGTCAGCCGCCAGCTCGAGCGGTTCGCCCGCGACGACTGGCAGCTGAGCCGGATGCAGAAGGGGCGCCCGAAGAAGGGCGGCCACCGACCGCGGACGCGCCACACCACCCCGTCGCGCCTCGACATCGTCATGAAGCTGGAGCAGGAGGGCCTGCTCCCCGCGATCGACTTCATCTTCAGCCGCGCCGGCTGCGCCGCGGCCGTGCAGCAGCTCCTCGACGCCCGGGTCATGCTGACGACCCCCGAGGAGCGGGTCGAGATCGAGAGCTACGTGGACGAGGCGTGCGCCCACCTCCCTGACGAGGACCTGCACGTCCTCGGCTTCCACGAGTTCCGCGAGGCCCTCGGACGCGGCATCGCCGCGCACCACGCCGGCATGCTGCCGACGTTCAAGGAGTGCGTCGAGCACCTGTTCAGCCTGGGCCTGGTCCGGGCCGTCTTCGCCACGGAGACGCTCGCGCTCGGCATCAACATGCCGGCCCGGTCGGTCGTGATCGAGAAGCTCAACAAGTGGAACGGGGAGGCGCACGTCGACGTGACGGCAGGGGAGTACACCCAGCTCACGGGTCGCGCCGGGCGTCGCGGCATCGACATCGAGGGCCACGCGGTCGTGCTGTGGCAGGCCGGGTTCGACCCGCGGCAGGTCGCCGGGCTCGCCTCACGACGCACGTATCCGCTCAACTCCTCGTTCCGCCCGTCGTACAACATGGCGGTCAACCTCGTGGCCCAGGTGGGTCGCAAGACCGCCCGCGACCTGCTCGAGCAGTCGTTCGCCCAGTTCCAGGCCGATCGTGGCGTCGTCGGGCTCGCCCGCCAGATCCACAAGGCCGACGAGGCCCTGGAGGGATACGTCGAGGGCGCCACCTGCCACCTGGGCGACTTCATGGAGTACGCCGACCTCAGGCGCCAGATCGGCGACATCGAGAGCGAGGGCTCGCGCGCCCGCAAGGCTCGGGCGCGCGAGGGCGTCGCGTCGTCGTTGCTCGCCCTGAAGCGGGGCGACATCATCGAGATCCCTCGCGGCAAGTGGGCCGGCTCGGCCGTCGTGCTGGACCCGGGCCACGCCGCCGACCGCGAGGGTCCGCGTCCGTTCGTGCTCACCGAGGGGCGTCACGCGCGACGCCTCGCGTCGGTCGACTTCAGCGGCCCGGTCGAGCCGCTCGGGCAGATGCGCGTGCCCAAGAACTTCAATCCCCGCAGCCCGCAGTCACGGCGCGAGCTCGCCACGACGCTGCGCAGCCGCGTGCCCCTGCGTCGCGACGCCGTGGAGCGGCAGGGTCGGTCGCTGCACACCGGCGGCACCGGACCGACCGACGAGGACCCGCGCGTCACCGAGCTGCGGCGGCTCATCAAGTCGCACCCGTGCCACCAGTGCCCCGACCGCGAGTCGCACGCCCGGTGGGCCGAGCGGTACCAGCGGCTCGAGAAGGAGACCCTGCAGCGCCGGCGCACGATCGAGCAGCGCACCAACACGGTGGCCCGTGAGTTCGACCGGGTCTGCGAGGTCCTCGACGAGCTGGGCTACCTCGAGGGCGACACCATCACCGACACGGGACGGCGCCTGCAGCGGATCTACGGCGAGCTCGACCTGCTCATCAGCGAGTGCCTCAACCAAGGCGTCTGGAACGGCCTCACGCCGGCCGAGCTCGCCGCCGTCGCGAGCGGGCTCACGTACACCTCGCGCAACGCCGACGACACTCCGCCGCCGCAGTTCGTGACGCAGCGGTCGCGCGACGTCGCGCACCAGATGGGCGAGATCCATCTGGATCTCTCCGCCCTGGAACGACGCCACCGGCTGCGATTCCTGCGCGATCCGGACTTCGCCTTCGCCCAGGGCGTGGGTCTGTGGGCCGACGGCGCACCCCTGCACGAGGTGTTGAGCATCACCGGCCTGGCCGCCGGCGACTTCGTGCGGTCGATCAAGCAGCTCGTCGACACCCTGGCGCAGATCGCCGTCGCCGCGGGCGACGACTCGGCGATGCGCAGCACGGCGCGGCGTGCCCTCGACGGCCTGCGCCGCGGCGTGATCAGCTACAGCTGA
- a CDS encoding 5'-3' exonuclease, translating into MAGRLLLLDTASLYYRAFFGIPDSLKAPDGTVVNALRGMIDFTATLIGREDAPEAVVACWDDDWRPQWRVDLVPSYKTQRLADGSADSEETPDDLAPQVPLIAEALALAGIPVIGAPEAEADDVIGTLAHRWHGPVDIVTGDRDLFQLVDDARDVRVLYTARGVAKLDTVDAAWIRSKYGIEPQAYVDFAVMRGDASDGLPGVAGIGEKTAATLVNEFGDLDAILAAADDDTSSIKPRPRTSLLDSRDYVDAARTVVAVRQDLAVEVPSPRPAADPEGLRAFGARWGVDSPVVRLLAQL; encoded by the coding sequence ATGGCCGGACGTCTGCTGCTCCTCGACACCGCGAGCCTCTACTACCGCGCGTTCTTCGGCATCCCCGACTCCCTCAAGGCGCCGGACGGCACGGTCGTCAACGCGTTGCGCGGGATGATCGACTTCACCGCGACGCTGATCGGGCGCGAGGACGCGCCCGAGGCGGTCGTGGCGTGCTGGGACGACGACTGGCGGCCCCAGTGGCGCGTCGACCTCGTGCCGAGCTACAAGACCCAGCGGCTCGCCGACGGCAGCGCGGACTCCGAGGAGACGCCCGACGACCTGGCTCCCCAGGTGCCCCTGATCGCGGAGGCGCTCGCGCTCGCCGGCATCCCCGTGATCGGTGCGCCGGAGGCCGAGGCCGACGACGTGATCGGCACCCTCGCGCACCGGTGGCACGGCCCGGTCGACATCGTCACCGGCGACCGGGACCTCTTCCAGCTGGTCGACGACGCCCGTGACGTGCGGGTCCTGTACACGGCGCGCGGCGTGGCCAAGCTCGACACGGTCGACGCGGCCTGGATCCGCAGCAAGTACGGCATCGAGCCGCAGGCGTACGTCGACTTCGCGGTGATGCGGGGCGACGCGTCCGACGGACTCCCCGGCGTGGCCGGGATCGGCGAGAAGACCGCTGCCACGCTCGTCAACGAGTTCGGGGACCTCGACGCCATCCTGGCGGCGGCGGACGACGACACCTCGTCGATCAAGCCCCGGCCGCGCACGTCGCTGCTCGACTCCCGCGACTACGTCGACGCGGCACGCACGGTCGTGGCGGTGCGTCAGGACCTCGCGGTCGAGGTCCCGTCGCCCCGGCCCGCGGCCGACCCCGAGGGCCTGCGCGCGTTCGGGGCGCGGTGGGGCGTCGACAGCCCCGTCGTGCGTCTGCTCGCTCAGCTGTAG
- a CDS encoding diacylglycerol kinase family protein codes for MRHAALVVNPVSGQRRGEAIGEVATRRLRDASWTIDRVTGDDVPAVRSSLRTLLEAGADTVVVIGGDGALHGILDLVVEFDATLGLVPAGTGNDLARGLDLPYRDPEACLDLLLASPPRRIDLARVDDGQHRRLVATVVASGFDSKVNERANAMTWPRGNLRYTIAILAELRAFAPVPFCLELVDAAGQTRRVDTEAMLVAVGNGPSFGGGLRIAHGAVLDDGLLDVCLIRPVSRSLLVRTFPKLRRGTHVSLREFERLMVRSVRVDAPDIVGYGDGERLGPLPVTIEVVPRALAVLAPARVG; via the coding sequence GTGAGGCACGCCGCCCTCGTCGTGAACCCGGTCTCGGGCCAGCGTCGGGGTGAGGCCATCGGCGAGGTGGCGACCCGCCGCCTGCGAGACGCCTCCTGGACGATCGACCGGGTCACCGGCGACGACGTGCCGGCCGTGCGCTCCTCGCTGCGCACGCTGCTCGAGGCGGGTGCCGACACCGTGGTCGTCATCGGGGGAGACGGGGCGCTCCACGGGATCCTCGACCTGGTGGTCGAGTTCGACGCGACCCTCGGCCTGGTGCCGGCCGGCACCGGCAACGACCTCGCGCGCGGGCTGGACCTGCCGTACCGCGACCCCGAGGCCTGCCTCGACCTGCTGCTCGCGAGTCCTCCTCGCCGCATCGACCTCGCGCGGGTCGACGACGGGCAGCACCGACGCCTCGTGGCCACGGTCGTCGCCTCGGGGTTCGACTCCAAGGTCAACGAACGCGCCAACGCCATGACCTGGCCCCGCGGCAACCTGCGCTACACGATCGCGATCCTCGCCGAGCTCCGGGCCTTCGCTCCGGTGCCGTTCTGCCTGGAGCTGGTCGACGCCGCTGGACAGACGCGCCGCGTCGACACCGAGGCGATGCTCGTCGCGGTCGGCAACGGGCCCTCGTTCGGTGGTGGCCTGCGCATCGCGCACGGCGCCGTGCTGGACGACGGCCTGCTCGACGTCTGCCTGATCCGCCCGGTGAGCCGGTCCCTGCTGGTCCGCACGTTCCCCAAGCTGCGGCGGGGCACGCACGTCTCCCTGCGCGAGTTCGAGCGTCTGATGGTGCGCTCCGTCCGCGTCGACGCGCCCGACATCGTCGGCTACGGCGACGGTGAGCGCCTCGGGCCGCTGCCGGTCACGATCGAGGTCGTGCCCCGCGCCCTCGCGGTGCTCGCGCCTGCGCGCGTCGGCTGA